In one Steroidobacteraceae bacterium genomic region, the following are encoded:
- the xrt gene encoding exosortase translates to MTVLLWPSARELPVVWRLSSDNDQAHAWLLLPAILWALVRAGNSMPDRSPGAGKINLWWIPILLLSLCWAVAVRGAMSSVGLALWPLVIMACLVGAFGFRRAKPAVLPVALLYLTLPVWDVLVDPLRGLSTAVTTMVLRALDIPAFVEGHRVTLTHGAIEIASGCSGVNFFVAALSLAGVVGLMNRASGRQLARLMTVAAGLALVCNWIRIIVIVIAAHLTEMRTFLITTDHYVFGWLLFALAMAVFCWFAVKPGPESKAATRKGGGVPVMPASMLAALAAAAVGPLLWFRSEFFAAKAGPPAALAQLPQALDRVDASMNVAWRPAFAGAHATDFVLSDRDPDVYVYRAIYFQQQQGAELVGYSSRLIATGDWNTTEHTLPDSVMVAATAPDGAQWRIRYAYLVGNKQTAAARRAQLTYGWQALWARPASAILAVGSPCAHDCAAAERAISARWQASFPWFAAEVAEARTNG, encoded by the coding sequence GTGACGGTACTCCTCTGGCCTTCTGCGCGCGAGTTGCCAGTCGTGTGGCGATTGTCCTCGGACAATGATCAGGCGCACGCGTGGCTGCTTTTGCCCGCGATACTTTGGGCGCTCGTGCGCGCCGGCAATTCAATGCCGGACCGGTCGCCAGGCGCAGGCAAGATCAATCTTTGGTGGATCCCCATCCTGTTGTTGAGTCTTTGCTGGGCCGTCGCTGTGCGGGGCGCAATGAGCAGCGTGGGCTTGGCGTTGTGGCCGCTTGTCATCATGGCCTGCCTGGTCGGCGCATTTGGATTTCGCCGCGCCAAGCCGGCCGTCCTGCCGGTCGCGCTCCTGTACCTGACGCTGCCTGTATGGGACGTGCTGGTTGACCCGCTTCGGGGACTCAGCACTGCAGTGACGACCATGGTATTGCGAGCGCTGGACATTCCGGCGTTCGTCGAAGGGCATCGCGTGACATTGACGCACGGTGCAATAGAAATCGCGTCCGGGTGCTCGGGTGTCAATTTCTTCGTTGCAGCGTTGTCGCTGGCGGGGGTCGTGGGCCTGATGAATCGGGCGAGTGGCCGGCAGCTGGCGCGCTTGATGACGGTCGCGGCGGGGCTCGCGCTCGTTTGCAACTGGATTCGAATCATTGTCATTGTCATTGCCGCGCACCTTACCGAGATGCGGACGTTTCTGATAACGACCGATCATTACGTTTTCGGCTGGCTGTTGTTTGCGCTTGCCATGGCAGTTTTCTGCTGGTTCGCCGTGAAGCCAGGACCGGAATCGAAAGCCGCAACCCGCAAGGGCGGTGGCGTGCCGGTAATGCCCGCAAGCATGTTGGCTGCGCTGGCTGCGGCGGCAGTCGGTCCGTTGCTTTGGTTTCGAAGCGAATTCTTCGCTGCCAAGGCTGGCCCTCCTGCTGCATTGGCCCAGCTACCGCAAGCACTGGATCGCGTGGATGCCAGCATGAATGTTGCCTGGCGACCTGCGTTCGCCGGCGCACATGCCACCGACTTTGTATTGTCCGACCGGGATCCGGATGTCTATGTCTACCGCGCGATCTATTTCCAGCAGCAGCAAGGAGCGGAGCTTGTCGGTTACAGCAGCCGCTTGATTGCCACCGGTGACTGGAACACGACGGAGCACACATTGCCCGATTCAGTCATGGTGGCGGCGACCGCACCCGATGGCGCGCAATGGCGCATACGCTATGCCTATCTGGTTGGCAATAAGCAAACCGCGGCTGCCCGCCGTGCGCAGCTCACCTACGGTTGGCAGGCCCTTTGGGCTCGGCCCGCCAGTGCCATACTGGCCGTTGGCTCACCGTGTGCGCACGATTGCGCCGCCGCGGAGCGCGCCATATCGGCCCGGTGGCAGGCATCATTCCCGTGGTTTGCCGCGGAAGTTGCCGAGGCTCGCACCAATGGCTGA
- a CDS encoding DUF3473 domain-containing protein, translating to MAESTALVNAMTVDVEDYFHVSALANAIDRQDWSSMELRAEASTRALLELFSAHEVKATFFVLGWMAERSPALVREIANEGHEIACHGWSHRLVYEQSRQEFRDEALRCKQLLEDLTGTKVLGYRAASYSITRASLWALDDLIDLGFVYDSSIFPIRHDRYGIPDANRAPGPVVAPSGRPIVEFPLTTAKLGGLRVPCSGGGYFRLLPYWFTRNMLRRVNTRDALPFIFYLHPWEIDAGQPRFDAGWLSNYRHYTNLKACKQRLETLLGQFSFARVDRVLENLGLIASGRPA from the coding sequence ATGGCTGAGTCGACCGCCTTGGTCAACGCGATGACGGTCGACGTGGAGGACTACTTCCACGTATCGGCGCTCGCGAATGCGATCGATCGGCAGGACTGGTCCAGCATGGAATTGCGCGCAGAAGCGAGCACGCGTGCGTTGCTCGAGTTGTTTTCCGCGCATGAGGTCAAGGCCACGTTTTTCGTCCTGGGCTGGATGGCGGAAAGATCGCCCGCGCTGGTTCGCGAGATCGCCAACGAGGGCCACGAAATCGCTTGCCACGGCTGGAGTCATCGGCTCGTCTACGAGCAATCGCGCCAGGAGTTTCGCGATGAGGCACTGCGCTGCAAGCAATTGCTCGAAGACCTGACCGGAACGAAAGTGCTTGGGTATCGGGCGGCCAGCTACTCGATTACCCGCGCATCACTATGGGCGCTCGACGATCTGATCGATCTCGGTTTTGTTTACGACTCGAGCATCTTCCCCATACGTCACGATCGCTACGGCATTCCCGATGCCAATCGCGCACCTGGACCGGTCGTGGCACCGTCCGGTCGGCCGATCGTGGAGTTTCCGCTGACAACGGCGAAATTGGGCGGCCTGCGCGTACCCTGTAGCGGCGGTGGGTATTTTCGATTATTGCCGTATTGGTTCACACGCAATATGTTGCGCCGGGTCAACACGCGCGATGCCCTGCCTTTCATTTTCTACCTGCACCCGTGGGAGATCGATGCCGGACAGCCGCGTTTCGATGCGGGTTGGTTGTCGAACTACCGGCACTACACGAACCTGAAGGCCTGCAAGCAGCGCCTGGAGACGCTGCTGGGTCAGTTTTCGTTCGCACGGGTCGATCGGGTTCTCGAAAACCTGGGGCTGATCGCATCGGGTCGGCCAGCCTGA
- a CDS encoding glycosyltransferase: protein MADLQYEVTWRVYPHQDLVQMSGLLCGLVALQRAGVISLAVERHPVPIGINVPLTDLRVMQKSTGRSCRAIWEFRDQSDVLYAEQLAGADWYFKRQFTEQSLRVAGTANAHKVRPLGLTIAAFSWPAWRCVAAAIRTSLGSATARRARGGAWRALRKARSDFMLWATLPDTASVEVGDEHPREPAIVFQPRLWNAESQGSGDVFDVANADRIHSVQVLRAAFGQPERIGLIHTADAVALAPDLMLQPKVSVRRYHRQLKSSLIAVNCIGLSGSVGWKFAEYLAAGVAVVSQPIDKILLAPINPDEHYLVYESIEQAVELCRRLLKERHLASAMSRRNRLYYQTWVHPPAHALHLLKSCFERG, encoded by the coding sequence TTGGCCGACCTTCAGTATGAAGTGACCTGGCGAGTCTACCCGCACCAGGACCTCGTGCAGATGTCCGGTCTGCTGTGTGGTCTGGTGGCGTTGCAGCGAGCGGGCGTCATTTCGCTCGCCGTTGAGCGACATCCCGTACCGATCGGCATCAACGTGCCGTTGACCGATCTTCGCGTCATGCAGAAATCCACCGGTCGAAGCTGTCGCGCGATCTGGGAATTTCGTGATCAGTCAGACGTGCTCTATGCCGAACAGTTGGCGGGGGCGGACTGGTACTTCAAGCGCCAGTTCACCGAGCAGTCGTTGCGCGTAGCTGGTACGGCGAACGCCCACAAGGTGAGACCGCTCGGGCTGACGATTGCGGCCTTCTCCTGGCCGGCATGGCGCTGCGTCGCCGCCGCGATCAGGACTTCACTCGGTAGCGCAACCGCACGGCGGGCACGCGGTGGCGCCTGGCGCGCCTTACGCAAGGCGAGGTCCGACTTCATGCTATGGGCAACGCTGCCCGATACCGCCAGCGTGGAAGTCGGCGATGAGCACCCGCGGGAGCCGGCTATTGTTTTCCAGCCACGGTTGTGGAATGCCGAGTCACAGGGGAGCGGCGATGTCTTCGATGTCGCCAACGCGGATCGCATCCATAGCGTACAGGTGCTCCGCGCCGCCTTCGGTCAGCCGGAACGCATCGGGCTCATACATACCGCCGACGCGGTTGCCCTGGCACCCGACCTCATGCTGCAGCCCAAGGTCAGCGTGCGCCGCTATCATCGCCAGCTGAAATCATCGCTGATCGCGGTCAATTGCATCGGCCTCAGTGGCAGTGTCGGCTGGAAGTTCGCCGAGTACCTCGCGGCGGGTGTGGCCGTCGTCAGCCAGCCGATCGACAAGATTCTGCTGGCGCCGATCAATCCCGATGAGCATTACCTCGTCTACGAATCGATCGAGCAGGCTGTCGAATTGTGCCGGCGATTGCTTAAGGAGAGGCATTTGGCGAGCGCCATGTCGCGCCGCAATCGTCTGTACTACCAGACCTGGGTGCATCCGCCCGCTCACGCCCTGCACCTGCTGAAGAGCTGTTTCGAGAGAGGCTAG